The following coding sequences lie in one Thermodesulforhabdaceae bacterium genomic window:
- a CDS encoding energy-coupling factor transporter ATPase — protein sequence MHEIARIEPYIRHEAKPILELSNVDYVYPDGKRALQGISLCIYEGDRLAVVGKNGAGKTTLAKLIAGIYKPTSGKIIYHGSGNPDQRLTPRVGMLFQDCDDQLFCPTIFEDIAFGLLLKGVSLKAAEDKVFEWAKRLDIEKLIFREPHHLSYGERKRAALAAVLAMDPEILILDEPTVGLDRESEGIILDVLSDFRGTILCISHDLFFLYELCQRAFVLKDGMVHHDYTMTELISNKETLRDHGLDFTFRFQCCATYQDEIAQKEMRYSVSNNSAFIELLGYSYKYPSGVWGIKKVDLRIKRGERIALIGENGAGKSTLAFCITGIFKGYGVYRLEGREVSEKMRKKLWQKVGIVFQDSRDQFFSSSCFDEVAFGLKMLGISGKETIKRVKEALEAVNLEGYEDRVPHHLSGGEQKRLALATILAMKPDLIILDEPTNNLDPQGEETLLEILKAVDSTLIVISHDVCFLSFICDRAIILHSGEVVGDIDYEDFLRSEQESVKRHHEHGYRQRCCQRIRELLYSS from the coding sequence ATGCATGAAATCGCTCGAATTGAGCCTTATATTCGTCACGAAGCAAAGCCTATCCTGGAATTGTCTAATGTTGACTATGTCTATCCTGATGGGAAAAGAGCTTTACAAGGAATTTCTTTATGTATTTACGAAGGAGATCGACTGGCTGTTGTTGGAAAAAACGGTGCAGGAAAGACAACCTTAGCCAAGCTCATAGCCGGTATTTACAAGCCAACTTCTGGTAAAATTATATATCACGGTAGTGGAAACCCTGATCAAAGGTTAACGCCCAGAGTGGGAATGCTTTTCCAGGACTGTGACGACCAACTATTTTGCCCGACTATATTTGAAGATATCGCCTTTGGACTTCTTCTAAAGGGGGTCTCGCTGAAGGCTGCAGAAGATAAAGTTTTTGAATGGGCAAAACGGTTGGACATCGAGAAACTTATCTTTCGAGAACCCCATCATCTTAGCTATGGCGAAAGGAAGAGAGCGGCTCTGGCGGCTGTTCTGGCAATGGATCCAGAAATTCTTATACTTGATGAACCAACTGTTGGGCTTGACCGAGAAAGCGAAGGCATAATACTTGACGTTCTTTCAGATTTTCGTGGAACTATCCTTTGCATAAGCCACGACCTTTTCTTCCTATATGAACTCTGCCAGCGAGCTTTTGTGCTCAAAGACGGTATGGTTCATCACGATTACACAATGACAGAACTTATTAGTAATAAGGAAACTCTTCGAGACCACGGACTTGATTTTACTTTCAGGTTTCAGTGTTGCGCTACTTATCAAGATGAGATTGCCCAGAAAGAAATGAGATATTCCGTCAGCAATAATAGTGCTTTTATAGAACTACTAGGATATTCCTATAAGTATCCAAGTGGGGTCTGGGGAATAAAAAAAGTTGATTTGAGAATTAAACGAGGAGAAAGGATTGCTCTTATCGGAGAAAACGGGGCGGGCAAATCGACCCTCGCTTTTTGTATTACCGGGATTTTCAAAGGATACGGCGTTTATAGGCTAGAAGGACGCGAAGTATCTGAAAAGATGCGCAAGAAGCTGTGGCAAAAGGTGGGTATTGTATTTCAGGATTCGCGAGACCAATTTTTTTCGTCATCCTGCTTTGATGAAGTGGCTTTTGGTCTTAAGATGCTGGGTATTTCAGGAAAAGAAACGATTAAACGTGTAAAAGAGGCTTTAGAAGCGGTCAATCTGGAAGGCTATGAGGATCGAGTGCCTCATCATCTGAGTGGTGGCGAACAGAAGCGTCTTGCTCTAGCAACTATCCTTGCCATGAAACCCGATCTTATTATTCTCGACGAACCAACAAACAATTTAGACCCTCAGGGAGAAGAAACCCTTTTAGAAATATTGAAAGCGGTTGATTCAACTCTTATCGTCATAAGCCACGATGTTTGCTTTTTATCGTTTATCTGCGATCGAGCAATAATTCTTCACAGCGGAGAAGTTGTGGGCGATATAGATTATGAGGATTTTTTACGAAGCGAACAGGAATCGGTAAAGCGCCACCATGAACATGGGTATCGTCAGAGATGTTGCCAAAGGATTAGAGAACTTCTTTACAGTTCTTGA
- the cbiQ gene encoding cobalt ECF transporter T component CbiQ: MDELVIRIPWHVWAPVAGALIVIFIIFALLKKIRYSQQRHNTPEAFDVNIPSMGLIRGDSLLHRWDPRIKIFSGILFSFLSVSLSSFTLILTSMLWASLFCALAKLPGSSIRRRLKPIGILTLALVVFLPLTAPIKASTRLIVFEPFIGLNLNYDALIGAITIGIKATTVVLTTAIMLETSPYTATIMALNKIGFPASIAQMLLLTYRYIFVLVDEAERMHRAMRLRGFEAKTGLETLRIVGSFIGTLFVRSFERIQRITEAMELRGYRGRFPGFYPFVATTKDWVIGILWIALPLGLYVIERFYLIH, translated from the coding sequence ATGGATGAACTTGTTATACGGATCCCCTGGCATGTCTGGGCTCCAGTTGCTGGAGCCTTAATTGTTATTTTCATTATTTTTGCTTTATTGAAAAAGATCAGATATTCACAGCAAAGACATAACACCCCTGAAGCTTTTGACGTAAACATCCCCTCCATGGGACTAATTAGGGGAGATTCGCTCCTACATCGGTGGGATCCAAGAATAAAAATTTTTTCGGGCATTTTGTTTAGTTTTCTTTCGGTAAGCTTGTCATCTTTTACGCTGATTTTGACATCCATGTTGTGGGCATCTCTTTTCTGTGCTTTAGCAAAACTCCCTGGAAGTTCTATAAGGAGGAGGCTGAAGCCAATAGGCATTCTCACTTTAGCTCTTGTAGTGTTTCTGCCCCTTACTGCTCCCATTAAAGCTAGCACAAGGCTTATAGTTTTTGAACCCTTTATTGGTCTAAATCTGAACTATGATGCCCTTATAGGAGCCATAACCATAGGGATAAAGGCAACCACTGTTGTCCTAACAACAGCGATTATGCTCGAAACATCTCCCTACACTGCAACAATCATGGCGCTCAATAAAATTGGCTTTCCGGCGAGCATTGCTCAAATGTTGCTCCTTACCTATCGATATATTTTTGTGTTGGTGGATGAAGCTGAAAGAATGCACCGAGCTATGAGACTTAGAGGCTTTGAAGCCAAAACGGGTTTAGAAACCTTAAGGATTGTGGGATCTTTCATTGGAACCTTGTTTGTGAGAAGCTTCGAACGCATTCAAAGGATAACGGAAGCTATGGAGTTGAGGGGTTACAGAGGACGATTTCCTGGTTTTTATCCTTTCGTAGCCACAACGAAGGATTGGGTTATTGGCATACTGTGGATTGCTCTTCCTCTAGGGCTTTACGTGATTGAACGGTTCTACCTGATACATTAG
- a CDS encoding glycosyltransferase family 9 protein: MVEIPLPISGKKIAKTLSYNHVLLLKRADYVLRLLFLSWLGKFIRVLFVTSNPARLVNPRRVLVIRPGGIGDAVILVPVLKKLRSSFPQAHIAVLAERRNAAVFRPLCGNIIDALFCYDRFRDFLSLLVCSFDVVIDTEQWHVLSAITASTVGRKAIRIGFATNERSMFFTHPVPYDNDGFEGDNFFRLLRPLDIDSTPPYPFACFYPVDRFSRQDKAKRVALFPGASIKERQWDPAKFREVAAWLRSRNIDVVIVGGREDVESSKIIASGLNDVENLAGRTSLEETAGVLASCDLVVASDSGIMHLAVAVGTPVVAFFGPGIESKWAPRDGISIVINKKFPCSPCTSFGYTAACSRNAQCIQEITVDEVLNAIKSILFREWELGTGEWELRRHEHKKY; encoded by the coding sequence ATGGTAGAAATCCCTCTACCTATTTCCGGAAAGAAGATAGCAAAAACTCTTTCCTACAACCATGTTTTGCTTTTGAAGCGAGCCGATTATGTCTTAAGACTGCTTTTTTTGTCCTGGCTCGGAAAATTTATTAGGGTTCTTTTTGTTACTTCCAATCCAGCTAGACTTGTTAACCCTCGAAGAGTTCTTGTTATCCGCCCTGGAGGCATAGGCGATGCAGTAATATTGGTTCCTGTGCTTAAAAAACTTCGCTCTTCTTTCCCTCAAGCTCACATCGCTGTTCTTGCAGAACGTAGAAATGCCGCGGTTTTCCGTCCACTTTGCGGAAACATTATTGATGCGCTGTTTTGCTACGATCGATTTCGAGATTTTCTATCTCTTCTGGTTTGCTCTTTTGACGTGGTGATAGATACTGAACAATGGCATGTTCTTTCGGCTATTACGGCTTCTACAGTTGGCAGGAAGGCAATACGTATCGGTTTTGCTACCAATGAACGGTCCATGTTTTTTACTCATCCTGTGCCTTATGACAATGATGGCTTTGAAGGCGATAATTTCTTTAGACTTCTTAGGCCATTAGATATTGACTCAACGCCTCCGTATCCTTTCGCATGTTTTTATCCGGTAGACAGGTTCTCCAGGCAGGATAAAGCTAAGCGAGTGGCTCTTTTTCCTGGTGCAAGTATCAAAGAACGTCAGTGGGATCCTGCAAAATTTCGCGAAGTGGCTGCCTGGCTTCGATCCAGAAACATCGATGTGGTAATTGTAGGTGGGCGAGAGGATGTGGAATCTTCGAAAATTATTGCCTCAGGGCTTAACGATGTTGAGAATCTTGCTGGTAGAACATCTCTTGAAGAAACCGCAGGAGTTCTAGCTTCCTGTGATCTTGTAGTAGCTTCAGATTCGGGTATCATGCATCTTGCTGTGGCGGTTGGAACGCCTGTTGTGGCTTTCTTCGGTCCGGGTATAGAATCAAAATGGGCGCCAAGAGATGGCATAAGCATAGTCATCAATAAGAAATTCCCCTGTAGTCCCTGCACCAGTTTCGGTTACACGGCTGCTTGTTCAAGAAATGCTCAGTGCATACAGGAGATTACGGTTGATGAAGTTTTAAATGCCATTAAGAGTATTCTTTTTAGGGAATGGGAATTGGGAACTGGGGAATGGGAATTGAGAAGACATGAGCATAAAAAATATTAG
- a CDS encoding transporter substrate-binding domain-containing protein translates to MSIKNISAIIILATIASYGFASDDVSKLTVYYFHRPPYYVKTDGEPKGFLMVFVERVLEKAGIEAEFKEVPPKRILEELKKPQLACSPGWFKTPEREELYLFSATIYQNAPLTFVVTKSKEKTRITLDEISNLFKSSRDPGIVCGFSYGPFLDAVFSTEKATRCISTDVLNVVRMVSAGRVDFTLISPEELGYIASIYPELRESIAMVPIEGIPEGNRRYLMCSKGVTPDMMDRINRAIHELVSWLD, encoded by the coding sequence ATGAGCATAAAAAATATTAGCGCTATAATAATTCTAGCCACTATTGCCTCTTACGGCTTTGCTTCGGATGATGTTTCGAAGCTTACTGTCTATTATTTTCATCGCCCGCCTTATTACGTGAAAACCGATGGTGAGCCCAAGGGATTCCTGATGGTTTTTGTCGAAAGAGTGCTTGAAAAAGCTGGTATTGAAGCCGAATTCAAAGAAGTCCCGCCGAAAAGAATTTTGGAAGAACTTAAAAAACCCCAGCTTGCCTGTTCTCCAGGATGGTTTAAGACCCCGGAGAGAGAAGAATTATACCTTTTTTCTGCTACCATATATCAAAATGCACCCTTAACGTTTGTCGTAACAAAATCTAAAGAAAAAACTAGAATTACCCTGGATGAAATATCTAACTTATTCAAATCATCACGCGATCCAGGAATTGTTTGCGGATTTTCCTATGGACCCTTTCTGGATGCTGTTTTTTCGACAGAAAAAGCTACGCGGTGTATTTCAACCGATGTCCTTAATGTTGTAAGGATGGTGAGCGCAGGGAGAGTGGATTTTACCCTGATTTCTCCTGAAGAGTTGGGTTACATTGCTTCGATCTATCCTGAACTCAGAGAATCCATTGCTATGGTGCCAATAGAGGGAATCCCCGAAGGCAACAGGCGTTACCTTATGTGTAGTAAAGGTGTGACACCTGATATGATGGACAGAATAAACAGAGCTATACACGAACTTGTTTCATGGCTTGATTAA
- a CDS encoding ATP-binding protein has translation MKETTIAKRLVVICAVLIVVTSLFSTAVGYVLRVKQIHEEYEDLSDEHIHHLVNAINKPLWEMDYKSVQNTCEVFNNTTLWMVNLTVTNQDGKTLCSLKKEALSPSIIRHQDINHDGILIGRVSAAFTDELAKSEAFRTFMANLVIIAFIGFSLFVGITWVVRKTISEPMKQFAECMKNIAAGNYSITVSQKSGYLEFSIILREMLHMAEEIKKREETLRTLNEDLTQEIEKREQVTKELIESEAKFRAVMSVASDGVIIAKSDGRIDYSNHAVEVLFGYSGEELRNLFVCDLFSEPDRRLLRKYVLKREQINSSVCEMTGIRKDGATVPVEVSLANTFDIDAPVDRVVAIVRDISWRKEVEREKREALERIYRLQKFEAIGTLASGIAHDFNNILTIIMGYNDLARLASPEDAPVQEYLSQVSHACFRARDLIQQIFVIGRPQPSDVIVFDPGPLIKETVKFLRASIPSSIEIRYHVPDEKILIKANPSQIQQVIMNLCTNSVHAMESSGTGVLSIEMEKISIDKPKSCFFSTLPSGDYIRLMVKDTGCGIPPGVVSRIFDPYFTTKESTRGTGLGLSVVRNIVMSCGGDVEVISELGKGTTIIVYLPIARMEEHFSGAVDDGKGMETKNGGGKCILFVDDERSITDLVMLSLTAAGYRVCAFTDPREALNYFQNYGDEVHLVVSDITMPHIRGDVLAKTISSIRPDVPIILCTGYGFAFSSEELKEFGVRELIYKPFSGKQLLDVINRVLG, from the coding sequence ATGAAAGAGACAACTATAGCTAAAAGACTCGTGGTAATATGCGCAGTTCTTATTGTAGTTACCTCTTTGTTTTCAACAGCCGTTGGTTACGTGCTTCGAGTAAAGCAAATACATGAAGAATACGAAGATCTTTCCGACGAGCATATCCATCATCTTGTGAACGCTATTAACAAACCTCTGTGGGAAATGGACTACAAAAGTGTTCAAAATACCTGCGAAGTTTTCAATAATACTACTTTGTGGATGGTTAATTTAACCGTTACCAATCAGGATGGGAAGACGCTGTGTTCGCTTAAGAAAGAGGCACTTTCTCCTTCTATAATAAGACATCAGGATATAAACCACGACGGCATTTTAATAGGAAGAGTTTCTGCAGCGTTTACGGATGAACTGGCTAAGAGTGAAGCCTTTCGAACCTTTATGGCCAACCTGGTAATTATCGCATTTATTGGTTTTTCACTTTTTGTTGGAATTACCTGGGTTGTGAGAAAAACTATATCAGAGCCGATGAAACAGTTCGCCGAGTGCATGAAGAACATAGCCGCCGGAAACTATAGTATCACCGTGTCGCAAAAGTCAGGCTACCTCGAGTTTTCAATTATCCTGAGAGAGATGCTTCACATGGCGGAAGAAATCAAAAAACGCGAAGAAACACTTAGAACTCTCAATGAAGATTTGACACAAGAGATTGAAAAAAGAGAGCAGGTTACCAAGGAACTTATAGAAAGTGAAGCCAAGTTCAGAGCGGTAATGAGTGTTGCAAGCGATGGAGTCATTATAGCTAAGTCGGATGGGAGAATTGATTATTCGAATCATGCAGTAGAAGTTCTTTTTGGGTATTCAGGAGAGGAACTTCGCAACCTTTTTGTGTGTGACCTTTTTTCGGAACCTGATAGAAGACTACTTAGAAAATATGTATTAAAGCGTGAACAGATTAACTCTTCTGTATGTGAAATGACCGGGATCAGAAAAGATGGAGCAACCGTTCCAGTTGAAGTCTCTCTTGCCAATACCTTTGATATTGATGCACCAGTTGACCGGGTAGTTGCTATCGTAAGAGACATCTCCTGGCGCAAAGAGGTAGAAAGGGAAAAGAGAGAAGCTCTGGAAAGAATATATCGCCTTCAGAAATTTGAGGCTATCGGGACCCTTGCAAGTGGCATTGCTCACGATTTTAACAACATCCTGACCATAATCATGGGCTATAACGACCTCGCTCGCCTTGCATCGCCCGAAGATGCCCCGGTTCAGGAGTATCTTTCCCAGGTAAGCCATGCCTGTTTCCGAGCCAGAGATCTTATACAGCAAATTTTTGTAATCGGGCGACCTCAGCCTTCGGATGTTATAGTCTTTGATCCTGGTCCTCTCATTAAAGAAACGGTGAAATTCCTGCGTGCTAGTATTCCGTCGAGCATAGAAATTCGGTATCACGTGCCGGATGAAAAAATCCTCATAAAAGCTAATCCTTCCCAGATACAGCAGGTTATTATGAATCTTTGCACCAACAGTGTTCATGCAATGGAGTCTTCAGGAACAGGAGTTTTGTCTATTGAGATGGAGAAGATCAGTATAGATAAACCAAAGAGTTGCTTCTTCTCCACCCTTCCTTCCGGTGATTATATTCGTCTGATGGTTAAAGATACTGGATGTGGTATTCCTCCTGGTGTGGTTTCAAGGATTTTCGATCCTTACTTTACCACGAAGGAATCGACTAGAGGCACAGGACTTGGTCTTTCTGTTGTCCGGAACATAGTGATGAGTTGTGGAGGGGATGTGGAAGTTATTAGCGAACTCGGTAAGGGCACAACAATAATTGTGTATCTTCCTATTGCTCGCATGGAAGAACATTTTTCTGGTGCCGTGGATGATGGTAAAGGTATGGAAACTAAAAATGGTGGCGGCAAATGTATCCTTTTTGTGGATGATGAAAGATCCATAACAGATCTCGTTATGTTGAGTTTGACCGCCGCAGGATATCGAGTTTGCGCATTTACCGATCCAAGGGAAGCTCTCAATTATTTTCAGAATTACGGAGATGAAGTCCACCTGGTTGTTTCTGATATTACAATGCCTCACATTCGAGGAGACGTTCTGGCAAAGACCATTTCTTCTATTCGCCCTGATGTGCCTATAATACTATGTACGGGCTACGGGTTTGCCTTTTCGTCTGAGGAATTAAAAGAGTTCGGTGTAAGGGAGTTGATCTACAAGCCCTTTTCAGGAAAACAACTTCTGGATGTCATAAATAGAGTGCTAGGGTGA
- a CDS encoding TGS domain-containing protein encodes MPANLPPHYFEAEKRYREAKTPEEKIQALEEMLTIMPKHKGTDKLRAALTSKIAKFKAQAQQKKGGGRRDSDYLIEKEGVLQVAIVGAPNTGKSSIVATLTNASPEIADFPHSTWKPTPGMATFENIQFQLIDTPPITLDYIDPGMADLMRRADLIVIVVDVQSDPLHQYEETMEVLRSVRIYPNEESVPKDLTKKPFIKKMLVLVNKVDTPKEQEDYEAFLELLNLALPCLPFSSLTNHYSENFLRKIYELGDIIRVYTKPPGKEPKLDSPFVLPKGSTLEDLAGEIHKDFLEKLKYARVWGTTVFGGQMVQRNYVLQDGDIVELHI; translated from the coding sequence ATGCCGGCAAATTTGCCACCTCATTACTTCGAAGCAGAAAAAAGATACCGTGAAGCGAAGACGCCCGAAGAAAAGATCCAGGCTCTGGAAGAAATGCTCACCATAATGCCCAAACACAAGGGAACAGATAAGCTTCGAGCAGCTCTTACAAGTAAAATCGCTAAATTCAAAGCTCAAGCTCAGCAAAAAAAAGGCGGTGGACGGCGAGATTCAGACTATCTGATCGAGAAAGAAGGTGTCCTTCAGGTGGCAATTGTTGGAGCTCCTAACACGGGTAAATCGTCCATCGTAGCAACTCTTACCAACGCTTCACCCGAAATAGCCGATTTCCCCCATTCTACCTGGAAGCCGACACCCGGCATGGCAACCTTTGAAAACATCCAGTTTCAGCTTATAGATACGCCACCCATAACTCTCGACTACATCGACCCTGGAATGGCAGATCTTATGCGTCGAGCAGATCTCATTGTTATTGTTGTTGATGTTCAGAGCGACCCGCTTCATCAATATGAAGAAACAATGGAAGTGCTCCGCAGTGTAAGAATCTATCCCAACGAAGAATCAGTTCCAAAAGATCTCACTAAAAAACCCTTTATCAAAAAGATGCTTGTGCTTGTGAACAAAGTGGATACCCCTAAAGAACAAGAAGATTACGAAGCTTTTTTGGAACTACTCAATCTTGCTCTCCCCTGCCTTCCCTTCTCAAGCTTAACCAATCATTATTCAGAAAATTTTCTGAGAAAAATTTACGAACTGGGGGACATTATAAGAGTTTACACTAAGCCTCCTGGCAAAGAACCAAAACTCGATTCCCCCTTTGTGCTCCCCAAAGGAAGCACTCTGGAAGACTTGGCAGGAGAAATACATAAAGACTTTCTCGAAAAGCTCAAGTATGCAAGGGTATGGGGAACAACTGTTTTTGGAGGTCAAATGGTTCAAAGAAATTACGTGCTTCAGGATGGCGATATAGTAGAACTTCACATTTGA
- a CDS encoding 23S rRNA (pseudouridine(1915)-N(3))-methyltransferase RlmH, which yields MELHFVFVGKTAFPDIDQVVKRYLKKIRGFFPVSVHIVKEEKETKHRSPSDVMDKEAERILKVVGREGYIVSWDRTGKMMTSEEYANLFRQWMEKSVKSIWMVVGGALGLSPVVLNLSHEILSLSPMTFPHDLVRAIIAEQTYRAISIINGIPYHK from the coding sequence ATGGAACTTCATTTTGTTTTTGTTGGAAAAACAGCTTTTCCTGATATCGATCAGGTGGTTAAGCGTTATTTGAAAAAAATTAGGGGCTTTTTCCCGGTATCTGTTCATATCGTTAAAGAAGAAAAAGAGACAAAACACAGAAGTCCTTCCGATGTAATGGACAAAGAAGCCGAAAGGATTCTTAAAGTCGTTGGCAGGGAAGGGTATATTGTTTCCTGGGATCGCACCGGAAAAATGATGACATCCGAAGAATATGCGAATCTTTTCCGGCAATGGATGGAAAAGAGCGTAAAATCTATCTGGATGGTTGTAGGAGGAGCTCTGGGGCTTTCTCCTGTGGTGCTGAATCTTTCTCATGAAATACTTTCCCTTTCCCCGATGACCTTTCCTCATGATCTTGTGAGGGCTATTATTGCTGAGCAAACTTACAGAGCTATTAGCATTATTAACGGTATTCCCTATCATAAGTAA